A single region of the Salarchaeum japonicum genome encodes:
- a CDS encoding SRPBCC family protein, with product MNRLSVSTVVRIPPSEAYEFLLDFPGYAAYSKHLTGVDQSGDGGPGTRYRLHFSWWKLTYTVHSEVTAVEPPHRIEWEVTKDLDASGRWRIDPVETESGAGSRVTLEVEYDPASADNAVSLPAFVSLDWVVEKAAERVVEEGERVVERVVADLEGERRNVELRVSTE from the coding sequence GTGAACAGGCTCTCGGTCAGCACCGTCGTCCGCATCCCGCCGAGCGAGGCGTACGAGTTCCTGCTGGACTTCCCCGGGTACGCCGCGTACTCGAAACACCTCACGGGCGTCGACCAGTCCGGCGACGGCGGTCCCGGCACCCGCTATCGCCTCCACTTCTCGTGGTGGAAACTCACCTACACCGTCCACTCCGAGGTGACGGCGGTCGAGCCGCCACACCGCATCGAGTGGGAGGTGACGAAAGACCTCGACGCGAGCGGGCGCTGGCGAATCGACCCCGTGGAAACCGAGTCGGGCGCGGGGTCGCGGGTGACGCTCGAAGTCGAGTACGACCCGGCGTCGGCGGACAACGCGGTGTCGCTCCCGGCGTTCGTCAGCCTCGACTGGGTGGTGGAGAAGGCGGCCGAACGCGTCGTCGAGGAGGGCGAGCGCGTCGTCGAGCGCGTCGTCGCCGACCTCGAAGGCGAACGCCGGAACGTGGAGCTCCGCGTGTCTACGGAGTGA
- a CDS encoding NAD(P)-binding protein, whose amino-acid sequence MSDTPTVGIVGGGVAGLTAATFTARADLETTVFDAGESIFARNAHVENLPGFPAGVNPRTFLDLTREQATESGANVVDAEVADVTATGGGFEVTADETHEFDFVVVSSWSDASFLDDLGLDFIEQGTKTYLDTNGQGRTGVPGLYAAGRVAGRYHQAVVSAGSGAEAALSLIEDSDVPFYHDWVAPEGYFTGRGREVPPGCEEIDEAERERRERASMERMREAFSERHPDTPTMHPSVEE is encoded by the coding sequence ATGTCCGACACACCCACCGTTGGCATCGTCGGCGGCGGCGTCGCCGGCCTCACCGCGGCGACGTTCACCGCGCGCGCCGACCTCGAAACGACCGTGTTCGACGCGGGCGAATCCATCTTCGCGCGGAACGCGCACGTCGAGAACCTCCCCGGGTTCCCGGCGGGCGTCAACCCCCGAACCTTCCTCGACCTGACGCGCGAGCAGGCGACCGAATCCGGCGCGAACGTCGTTGACGCCGAAGTCGCGGACGTGACCGCGACCGGCGGCGGCTTCGAGGTCACCGCGGACGAGACCCACGAGTTCGACTTCGTCGTCGTCTCCTCGTGGTCGGACGCGTCCTTCCTCGACGACCTCGGCCTCGACTTCATCGAACAGGGGACGAAGACGTACCTCGACACGAACGGCCAGGGCCGGACCGGCGTTCCCGGGCTCTACGCGGCGGGCCGGGTCGCGGGCCGCTACCACCAGGCCGTCGTCTCCGCGGGGAGCGGCGCGGAGGCCGCGCTCAGCCTCATCGAGGACTCAGACGTGCCCTTCTACCACGACTGGGTCGCGCCCGAGGGCTACTTCACGGGCCGCGGTCGCGAGGTGCCGCCGGGCTGTGAGGAAATCGACGAGGCGGAACGCGAGCGCCGCGAGCGCGCGTCGATGGAGCGGATGCGGGAGGCGTTCAGCGAGCGCCACCCGGACACGCCGACGATGCATCCGTCCGTCGAGGAGTAA
- the coaBC gene encoding bifunctional phosphopantothenoylcysteine decarboxylase/phosphopantothenate--cysteine ligase CoaBC: MLEGVNVALGVSGSIAAVKVVELAHELRRRGASVRAVMTESAQSIVHPWAVEFATDDDVVTDITGRVEHVELCGRDGWADVFLVAPATANTVGKIASAVDDTPVTTCATTALGADVPVVVAPAMHEPMYDHPGVLDAIDRVQSWGVSFVDPRVEEGKAKIATEDAICLDVARAAGDRPLENRHVVVTSGATSERIDPVRVLTNRASGRTGRAVARACYVRGADVTLVHDGDDAPYATVERVESAAEMLDATLDACRDADALVSAAAISDYTVEPSPEKIRSGQELTLDLEPTPKLIDEVRETHPDLAIVGFKAETSGEDDEMLEQACKTLKRARLSFVVANDASVMGGEDTRALLVDADEHTEFTGTKTGLGLRIADELARVLGRQND; encoded by the coding sequence ATGCTGGAGGGAGTGAACGTCGCGCTCGGCGTCTCCGGGAGCATCGCGGCGGTGAAGGTAGTCGAGTTGGCGCACGAACTCCGCCGCCGCGGCGCGTCCGTCCGCGCCGTGATGACGGAGAGCGCGCAGTCCATCGTCCACCCGTGGGCGGTCGAGTTCGCCACCGACGACGACGTCGTGACCGACATCACCGGCCGCGTCGAGCACGTCGAACTCTGCGGCCGCGACGGCTGGGCGGACGTGTTCCTCGTCGCGCCCGCCACCGCGAACACCGTCGGGAAAATCGCGAGCGCCGTGGACGACACGCCCGTCACGACCTGCGCGACCACCGCGCTCGGCGCGGACGTACCCGTGGTCGTCGCGCCCGCGATGCACGAGCCGATGTACGACCACCCCGGCGTCCTCGACGCAATCGACCGCGTGCAGTCCTGGGGCGTCTCCTTCGTCGACCCGCGCGTCGAGGAGGGGAAGGCCAAAATCGCGACCGAGGACGCCATCTGCCTCGACGTGGCGCGCGCCGCTGGCGACCGCCCCCTGGAGAACCGCCATGTCGTCGTCACGTCGGGCGCGACGAGCGAACGCATCGACCCCGTGCGCGTGCTCACGAACCGCGCGTCCGGCAGGACGGGGCGGGCCGTCGCCCGCGCGTGCTACGTCCGCGGGGCCGACGTGACGCTCGTGCACGACGGCGACGACGCCCCCTACGCGACCGTCGAACGCGTCGAGTCCGCCGCGGAGATGCTGGACGCGACGCTCGACGCCTGCCGGGACGCCGACGCGCTCGTCTCCGCGGCCGCCATCAGCGACTACACTGTCGAACCCAGTCCCGAGAAGATTCGGAGCGGCCAGGAACTCACGCTCGACCTCGAACCCACGCCGAAACTCATCGACGAGGTTCGAGAGACCCACCCCGACCTCGCTATCGTCGGGTTCAAGGCCGAGACCTCCGGCGAGGACGACGAGATGCTCGAACAGGCCTGCAAGACCCTGAAGCGCGCCCGACTCTCGTTCGTCGTGGCGAACGACGCGAGCGTCATGGGCGGCGAGGACACCCGCGCGCTCCTCGTGGACGCCGACGAACACACCGAGTTCACGGGAACGAAGACCGGACTCGGCCTGCGAATCGCGGACGAACTCGCGCGCGTCCTCGGCCGGCAGAACGAC